The following coding sequences lie in one Silvanigrella aquatica genomic window:
- the dnaK gene encoding molecular chaperone DnaK, with amino-acid sequence MSKIIGIDLGTTNSVVAVMENGQAKVITNQEGERTTPSVIAYTRDGEFIVGRSARNQAVTNPRNTIYSAKRFIGSHFSERVEESTKMPYIVKKGSGDKVLFEIGSKDMAPQEISAKVLQKLKEAAESYLGQAVSKAVITVPAYFNDSQRQATKDAGKIAGLEVLRIINEPTAAALAYGLDKKTNQKIAVYDFGGGTFDVSVLEVGDNVVEVLSTNGDTHLGGDNVDERLIDFLVAEFKKQTSMDVSKDPMAMQRLKEAAEKAKIELSGQTKVDINLPYLTADQTGPKHLAVSLMRSQFEQMIMDIIDRTIEPCRAALSDANLSIDQIDEVVMVGGSTRIPLVGDKVKAFFKKEPNRTVNPDEVVAIGAAVQAGVLGGEVKDVLLLDVTPLSLGIETLGGVFTKLIERNSTIPKRASQVFSTAADNQTSVEIGVFQGEREMARDNRSLGRFNLTDIPSAPRGVPQIEVTFDIDANGILNVSAKDLGTSKEQKITVSNTGGLSETEIKRMMEDAERHAAEDKTRRETIDVRNKLDSIVFQTEKNLRENGEKIPADMKSSLETELASARSVLETKSEDKAALEAAIASLEAKAHKLAEEMYKNAGAQGAPNPEGDQSNKQNGSKNKDGVVDAEFESNN; translated from the coding sequence ATGAGTAAAATAATTGGTATCGACTTAGGGACAACCAACTCGGTTGTAGCGGTCATGGAAAACGGACAAGCTAAAGTAATCACAAACCAAGAAGGCGAGCGCACAACTCCTTCCGTGATCGCTTATACGCGTGATGGTGAGTTCATTGTAGGCCGTTCCGCACGCAACCAAGCTGTTACAAACCCTCGTAATACAATTTACTCAGCAAAACGCTTTATTGGTAGCCATTTTTCAGAACGCGTTGAAGAATCCACTAAAATGCCATACATCGTAAAAAAAGGCTCTGGTGATAAAGTCTTATTTGAAATTGGCAGCAAGGACATGGCTCCACAAGAAATTTCAGCAAAAGTATTGCAAAAACTGAAAGAAGCGGCTGAAAGCTATTTAGGACAAGCTGTCTCAAAGGCTGTTATTACAGTTCCTGCTTATTTTAATGACTCCCAACGCCAAGCAACTAAAGATGCAGGTAAAATTGCAGGTCTTGAAGTTCTTCGCATCATCAACGAACCTACAGCTGCAGCCCTTGCGTATGGTCTTGACAAAAAAACAAATCAAAAAATTGCGGTATACGATTTTGGTGGGGGTACTTTTGACGTTTCCGTTCTTGAAGTAGGCGATAACGTTGTTGAAGTTCTTTCTACAAACGGTGACACACACCTTGGTGGCGACAACGTTGACGAACGCTTAATCGACTTCCTTGTTGCGGAATTCAAAAAACAAACTTCCATGGACGTTTCAAAAGACCCTATGGCAATGCAACGTCTTAAAGAAGCTGCTGAAAAAGCAAAAATCGAGCTTTCTGGACAAACCAAGGTTGACATCAATCTTCCTTACTTAACAGCAGATCAAACAGGTCCAAAACACCTTGCTGTCAGTTTAATGCGTTCCCAGTTTGAACAAATGATCATGGATATTATCGACAGAACAATTGAGCCTTGCCGTGCCGCTCTCAGCGACGCAAACCTCTCCATCGATCAAATTGACGAAGTTGTTATGGTTGGTGGCTCAACTCGTATTCCTTTAGTGGGCGACAAAGTAAAAGCATTCTTCAAAAAAGAACCAAACCGTACTGTAAATCCTGACGAAGTCGTGGCTATTGGTGCTGCTGTTCAAGCGGGCGTTCTTGGCGGTGAAGTTAAAGACGTTCTCTTGCTCGACGTGACTCCATTAAGCCTCGGCATTGAAACTTTAGGTGGCGTATTCACAAAACTTATTGAACGCAATAGCACGATTCCAAAACGCGCAAGCCAAGTTTTCTCAACTGCTGCAGACAACCAAACAAGCGTTGAAATTGGTGTTTTCCAAGGTGAACGCGAAATGGCACGAGACAACCGCAGCTTGGGTCGTTTTAACTTAACAGATATTCCTTCGGCTCCTCGTGGCGTCCCACAAATCGAAGTGACCTTCGACATTGACGCCAATGGTATCTTGAATGTTTCTGCGAAAGACCTTGGTACAAGTAAAGAGCAAAAGATCACTGTTTCAAATACAGGCGGTCTCTCTGAAACTGAAATCAAACGCATGATGGAAGACGCAGAACGCCATGCCGCAGAAGACAAAACACGTCGCGAAACAATCGATGTGCGCAATAAATTGGACAGCATTGTGTTCCAAACAGAGAAAAACTTACGTGAAAATGGAGAAAAAATCCCCGCTGATATGAAGTCTTCTCTTGAGACGGAACTTGCAAGTGCCCGCTCCGTATTGGAAACAAAATCTGAAGATAAAGCCGCTCTTGAAGCTGCTATCGCATCCCTTGAAGCAAAAGCCCATAAACTTGCAGAAGAAATGTACAAAAATGCAGGAGCTCAAGGAGCGCCAAATCCAGAAGGCGACCAAAGTAACAAACAAAATGGCTCCAAAAATAAAGATGGTGTTGTTGATGCCGAATTTGAATCCAATAACTAA
- a CDS encoding DedA family protein, whose protein sequence is MVLDSLIDFFTNYGSIAVFGVLLLCGFGLPIPEDITLVAGGVISSMACSVGGTFIEGFQGCQEVHYMLAVAMAGVLLGDSTMFFLGRIFGEKLLKIKFFAKIVTPERYQWVQDKFAKYGIWLIFAARFMPGLRSPIFVITGITRKVSYIKFLMTDGIAALISVPVWIYLGFWGERQLSDLNLLDHYVKKGQYGVLTIIGITIVTLLVIWFAKKKIKEKTGF, encoded by the coding sequence GTGGTGTTAGATAGTCTCATCGATTTTTTTACAAATTATGGTTCTATTGCCGTGTTCGGAGTTCTTTTACTGTGCGGCTTCGGCTTGCCCATACCTGAGGATATTACGCTCGTCGCCGGTGGTGTTATTTCCTCAATGGCGTGCTCCGTCGGGGGAACTTTTATAGAAGGATTTCAGGGGTGCCAGGAAGTTCACTATATGCTTGCGGTCGCTATGGCGGGCGTCTTGTTGGGTGATAGCACTATGTTTTTTTTAGGAAGAATCTTTGGGGAAAAATTATTAAAAATAAAATTTTTTGCAAAGATCGTCACTCCTGAAAGATATCAATGGGTGCAAGATAAGTTTGCTAAATATGGTATTTGGTTAATTTTTGCGGCAAGGTTTATGCCTGGTTTACGTTCTCCCATTTTTGTAATTACAGGTATTACAAGAAAAGTATCTTATATAAAATTTCTTATGACAGATGGCATTGCGGCATTGATAAGTGTTCCTGTTTGGATATATCTGGGTTTTTGGGGCGAAAGACAACTCAGTGACCTTAATTTACTCGATCATTATGTTAAAAAAGGACAATATGGCGTATTAACTATTATTGGAATTACTATTGTTACTTTGCTAGTGATATGGTTCGCTAAAAAGAAAATTAAAGAAAAAACTGGTTTTTAA